A genomic window from Aquila chrysaetos chrysaetos chromosome 9, bAquChr1.4, whole genome shotgun sequence includes:
- the KCNJ9 gene encoding G protein-activated inward rectifier potassium channel 3, with the protein MAQDNAAFCGVTEGVPGEAKPPPVPPRRRGAGARKRQRYVEKDGKCNVQHGNVRETYRYLTDIFTTLVDLKWRFSLLVFILAYAVTWLFFGLIWWFIAYCRGDLDHLEDHAWTPCVNNLNGFVSAFLFSIETETTIGYGHRVITDKCPEGIVLLLLQAILGSMVNAFMVGCMFVKISQPNKRAETLVFSSHAVVSLRDDRLCLMFRVGDLRDSHIVEASIRAKLIKSKQTQEGEFIPLDQTDLSVGFETGDDRLFLVSPLIISHEIDERSPFWDVSRHQLEKDDFEIVVILEGMVEATGMTCQARSSYLADEVLWGHRFTPLLSLEEGFYEVDYGGFHQTVPVPTPACSARQLAAAAARRDAHLYWSIPSRLDQPLEEAAAAEGGGDPDTPRESNGTLASPEAR; encoded by the exons ATGGCACAGGACAACGCTGCCTTTTGCGGGGTGACCGAGGGGGTCCCCGGGGAGGCCAAgccccccccggtgcccccccgACGGCGAGGGGCCGGCGCCCGCAAGCGCCAGCGTTACGTGGAGAAGGATGGCAAGTGCAACGTGCAGCACGGGAACGTGCGGGAGACCTACCGCTACCTCACTGACATCTTCACCACCTTGGTGGACCTCAAGTGGCGCTTCAGCCTCCTCGTCTTCATCCTCGCCTACGCCGTCACCTGGCTTTTTTTCGGCCTCATCTGGTGGTTCATCGCCTACTGCCGAGGGGACCTGGACCACCTGGAGGACCACGCCTGGACGCCCTGCGTCAACAACCTCAACGGCTTCGTCTCCgccttcctcttctccatcGAGACGGAGACCACCATCGGCTATGGCCACCGTGTCATTACCGACAAGTGTCCAGAGGGCAtcgtgctgctgctgctccaggccATCCTGGGCTCCATGGTCAATGCCTTCATGGTGGGCTGCATGTTTGTGAAGATCTCCCAGCCCAACAAACGAGCCGAGACCTTGGTCTTCTCCTCCCATGCCGTGGTCTCCCTGCGGGACGACCGCCTCTGCCTGATGTTTCGCGTGGGTGACCTGCGGGACTCGCACATCGTGGAGGCCTCCATCCGTGCCAAGCTCATCAAGTCCAAGCAGACGCAGGAGGGCGAGTTCATTCCTCTGGACCAGACCGACCTGAGCGTGGGCTTTGAGACGGGCGATGACCGCCTCTTCCTTGTGTCGCCCCTCATCATCAGCCACGAGATCGATGAGCGCAGCCCATTCTGGGACGTCTCACGGCACCAGCTGGAGAAGGACGATTTCGAGATTGTCGTCATCCTCGAGGGGATGGTGGAGGCCACAG GGATGACGTGCCAGGCTCGGAGCTCGTACCTGGCGGACGAGGTGCTGTGGGGCCACCGCTTCACCCCGCTGCTGAGCCTGGAGGAAGGCTTCTACGAGGTGGACTACGGGGGCTTCCACCAGACCGTGCCGGTGCCCACCCCGGCCTGCAGTGCCCGGCAGCTGGCAGCTGCGGCCGCCCGCCGCGATGCCCACCTCTACTGGTCCATTCCCAGCCGCCTGGACCAGCCGctgg